From one Peptoniphilaceae bacterium AMB_02 genomic stretch:
- a CDS encoding ABC transporter permease has translation MIKDNALLKVSIILFRMILLILGLALLTFTLAHYSPIDPVQAYLGAETHATPEQVAQVEEQWGLNKPMSEQFFHWILSLIKGDFGMSRLYKAPVLDVVSEAFKNSLILMMTSWVLSGIVGYVLGTVAAFRAGKMADKIIKWYCYTLASIPSNVIGLIFLVVFGVILKIFPIGLSSPIGILSQDVTFAQRLHHFVLPCVTLSFLGIANVAMHTREEMLKVLDSEYILFAKARGESTWELFSHHCIRNTIIPVLMLQFSYFSELFGGSALAEIVFAYHGLGSVMTTAGLKGDLPLLLGTIVFSSLFVFFGNFIADIFAKIVDPRIKEAAYE, from the coding sequence TTGATAAAGGATAATGCATTGTTAAAAGTATCGATTATTCTCTTTAGAATGATTCTTTTAATTTTGGGGCTAGCCCTTTTAACTTTTACTCTGGCTCATTATTCTCCAATTGATCCTGTACAGGCGTACTTGGGTGCAGAAACTCATGCAACTCCTGAACAAGTCGCGCAAGTGGAGGAGCAGTGGGGATTAAATAAGCCTATGAGCGAACAGTTTTTCCACTGGATACTTTCACTTATAAAAGGTGATTTTGGAATGAGCAGACTATATAAAGCACCGGTACTTGATGTTGTGAGTGAAGCTTTTAAAAATTCCCTGATACTGATGATGACTTCATGGGTATTGTCCGGAATCGTCGGCTATGTACTAGGAACTGTTGCAGCATTTAGAGCCGGTAAGATGGCTGATAAAATAATCAAATGGTACTGTTATACACTGGCATCCATACCATCAAATGTAATAGGTTTGATTTTTTTAGTTGTTTTCGGTGTAATTCTTAAGATATTTCCAATTGGATTATCTTCACCAATAGGCATACTTTCACAGGATGTTACTTTTGCTCAGAGACTGCATCATTTTGTCCTCCCTTGTGTAACCCTTAGTTTTCTGGGGATTGCAAATGTGGCAATGCATACCAGGGAAGAGATGCTCAAAGTACTTGATAGCGAATATATACTCTTCGCCAAAGCAAGAGGTGAGAGTACATGGGAACTATTTAGTCATCACTGTATTAGAAACACGATTATTCCGGTACTGATGCTTCAGTTCTCATATTTCAGTGAACTATTTGGAGGATCTGCTCTTGCTGAGATAGTCTTTGCATATCATGGACTGGGTTCGGTAATGACAACAGCAGGTTTGAAAGGGGATTTGCCTCTACTTCTGGGAACCATAGTTTTTAGCTCACTATTTGTTTTCTTTGGTAATTTTATTGCAGATATCTTCGCGAAAATTGTCGATCCTCGTATTAAGGAGGCTGCATATGAATAG
- a CDS encoding ATP-binding cassette domain-containing protein, with translation MNTEKIVVPAPLLEISNLSIGFIQYYEGTKQRIIEPVSDLNLEVNEGEIVAIVGASGSGKSLLAHAVLDVLPGNAIVNYEMKYKGKRIDSLDLRNLRGKQIRFIPQSVQYLDPTRTIANQINICKKMSKSEVVELLELFSLKEHVCDLYPYELSGGMLRRVLFATCYGEETELIIADEPTPGIHPAALEEILNQFRLFKSRGISVIFITHDMPSAMEVADKIAVFKDGRVVSVQKPEDILNNNEIDDYTEHLWAAQPINDFMEVAR, from the coding sequence ATGAATACTGAAAAAATAGTTGTACCAGCTCCATTACTGGAAATTTCAAATCTATCCATAGGATTTATCCAGTATTATGAGGGTACTAAACAGAGAATTATTGAGCCGGTATCTGATTTGAACCTGGAAGTAAACGAGGGCGAAATTGTAGCGATTGTAGGAGCCAGCGGTTCAGGAAAAAGCTTACTTGCACATGCGGTACTTGATGTTCTTCCGGGAAATGCCATAGTTAACTATGAGATGAAATACAAGGGTAAGAGAATAGATTCTCTTGATTTGAGAAATCTTAGAGGTAAACAGATTAGATTTATTCCTCAATCTGTACAGTATCTGGATCCTACGAGGACTATTGCCAATCAGATAAATATATGTAAAAAGATGTCCAAAAGTGAAGTCGTTGAATTGCTTGAGCTATTCTCTCTAAAAGAACATGTATGCGACTTGTATCCATATGAGTTATCCGGTGGGATGCTTAGGAGAGTACTTTTTGCGACTTGCTATGGTGAAGAAACTGAACTGATTATCGCGGATGAACCGACTCCGGGGATACATCCTGCAGCACTGGAAGAGATACTTAACCAGTTTAGATTATTTAAATCGAGGGGCATTAGTGTTATCTTTATTACTCATGATATGCCGAGCGCAATGGAGGTTGCAGACAAGATAGCAGTGTTTAAAGACGGCAGGGTAGTTTCGGTACAAAAACCCGAGGATATTCTAAACAATAATGAAATAGATGATTATACTGAGCATCTATGGGCAGCTCAACCCATCAATGATTTTATGGAGGTGGCGAGATGA
- the cas2 gene encoding CRISPR-associated endonuclease Cas2, producing MSYRYMRIIVFFDLPTTTSSDLKEYRKFRKEIIRLGFFMMQESVYVRLALNASVERSIIEKVKKVKPPKGLVQVLSVTEKQFANIQTLVGEVENETLDTDDRMVIL from the coding sequence ATGAGTTATAGATATATGAGAATAATAGTATTTTTTGATTTACCAACGACAACATCCTCGGATTTGAAAGAGTACAGAAAATTCAGAAAAGAAATTATAAGACTTGGATTTTTTATGATGCAGGAGTCAGTTTATGTACGGCTGGCATTGAACGCGAGTGTTGAAAGATCGATAATTGAAAAGGTAAAAAAAGTGAAACCACCCAAAGGGCTTGTTCAAGTTTTATCTGTGACAGAGAAACAATTTGCTAATATTCAAACTTTGGTGGGAGAAGTTGAAAATGAAACTCTAGATACTGACGACAGGATGGTGATTCTATGA
- the csn2 gene encoding type II-A CRISPR-associated protein Csn2: MILTHREWNFNIEIEGLNTIIIENPKLYRRILMDIDNQLSGLEGGFTLINELKEVKISSELYLVRSPFLISINDKKIINKLYAELKGDVISSEFDRFQELERSILSFVNEIIFNNSIGLEVDCSIEIEDIFKLTGVKFCEDTGKDIIERLLEHALIVQDYLMPSAIVYLNTRSLFSDIEWCDFTKELSVRNINAIFIERYGGAVSKLIEKRYTIDEDLCEIY, from the coding sequence ATGATATTAACACATCGTGAGTGGAATTTTAACATAGAAATAGAGGGATTAAACACAATAATTATTGAGAACCCCAAATTATACAGAAGAATTCTAATGGATATAGACAATCAGTTGTCAGGATTAGAGGGAGGGTTTACCCTCATAAATGAATTAAAAGAAGTTAAAATTTCAAGTGAACTATATCTTGTACGAAGCCCTTTTTTAATATCGATAAATGATAAAAAAATTATAAACAAACTTTATGCTGAATTAAAAGGAGATGTGATTTCTTCTGAGTTCGATAGGTTTCAAGAATTAGAGCGTTCAATTCTCTCCTTTGTTAATGAAATAATCTTTAATAATAGCATAGGACTTGAAGTTGACTGTTCTATAGAAATTGAAGATATTTTCAAACTAACAGGGGTTAAGTTTTGTGAGGATACAGGAAAAGATATTATAGAAAGACTATTAGAACATGCCCTTATTGTTCAAGACTATTTAATGCCATCTGCCATAGTATACTTAAATACCAGATCTTTATTTTCTGATATTGAATGGTGTGATTTTACAAAAGAACTGTCTGTTAGAAATATAAATGCGATATTTATTGAAAGATATGGTGGAGCGGTTTCAAAATTGATAGAAAAGAGATATACTATAGATGAGGATTTATGTGAAATATATTAA
- a CDS encoding ABC transporter substrate-binding protein yields the protein MKLVNRVVLLLTIIAMSVFLYGCGKSEQAADDKAKPTEEVGKTEGDEKEKAKEEEPKEEVKEKTEEKKDELVISVGTSFDSGKFDPKQRYGSHQQHRLTHSSLLKYDVDLNLIGDLAEDYSITEDGLEWSFTLNPNVKFSDGNPVKAEDVVFTYEMLKEDGIAFDLSFMESIEKTDENKVVIKLTEPRSVFVSQVTEIPIVPANHYDENYTKNPIGSGAYKVVEYREGEQVIMEANPHYHKPLNFKKLTFLLLKEDAAVAAAKTGELDICVTPPRYADQKIDGMVVQACESIDSRGITLPTLPSGNKGLIHGVEVEVGNDVTSEVAIRRALNVGLSRNDLCELALSGYGKPAFSVCDGLPWFNEDIAIKDGDIEAAKKILEEDGWSDTDGDGIVEKDGKKASFKLYYNAQDQLRSDLSIGVADQAKAFGVDIEAVGSSWDEIFKIGKANAVLWGGGRHHPGPLHNNYSSDLIDVGYNNMPQFSDPNVDANLEKAMKSANILESYEYWKKVQWDKDTNSGVAGNMSAPMIWLTRIDHVYFVREGLDLGRQQVHAHGHEWGLFNDMDTWGWK from the coding sequence ATGAAGTTAGTTAATAGAGTAGTTTTATTGTTGACGATAATTGCTATGTCTGTATTTTTGTATGGATGTGGTAAGAGTGAGCAGGCTGCTGATGATAAGGCGAAGCCTACTGAGGAAGTCGGTAAGACTGAAGGTGATGAGAAAGAGAAGGCGAAGGAAGAGGAGCCTAAGGAAGAGGTTAAAGAGAAGACCGAGGAGAAAAAGGATGAGCTTGTTATTTCTGTTGGGACTTCTTTTGATTCGGGAAAGTTTGATCCGAAGCAGAGGTATGGATCTCACCAACAGCACAGGCTGACACATAGTTCGCTATTAAAGTATGATGTGGATCTAAATTTAATTGGCGATTTGGCTGAGGATTACAGTATAACTGAAGACGGACTTGAGTGGAGTTTTACTCTAAATCCTAATGTGAAGTTTTCAGACGGAAATCCTGTAAAGGCTGAAGATGTAGTATTTACTTATGAAATGCTTAAGGAAGATGGGATTGCGTTTGATTTGTCTTTCATGGAGAGCATTGAAAAGACCGATGAAAATAAGGTGGTTATCAAGCTGACTGAACCTAGGAGTGTTTTTGTAAGTCAAGTTACTGAGATACCTATAGTTCCTGCAAATCATTATGATGAGAACTATACTAAGAACCCGATAGGTTCAGGCGCTTACAAGGTTGTGGAATATCGAGAGGGAGAGCAGGTTATAATGGAGGCTAATCCTCATTATCACAAGCCACTTAACTTTAAAAAGTTGACCTTCTTACTTCTTAAAGAAGATGCTGCAGTTGCTGCTGCTAAGACTGGAGAACTAGATATATGTGTAACTCCTCCGAGATATGCCGACCAGAAAATTGATGGAATGGTGGTTCAGGCTTGCGAGTCCATTGACTCAAGAGGTATTACTTTACCAACTCTTCCATCAGGTAACAAGGGTTTAATCCATGGAGTAGAGGTTGAAGTAGGAAATGATGTAACTTCTGAAGTGGCAATAAGAAGAGCACTAAATGTCGGTTTAAGTAGGAATGATCTATGTGAACTTGCGCTTAGCGGTTACGGAAAGCCTGCATTTTCAGTATGTGATGGACTTCCGTGGTTTAATGAAGATATTGCTATTAAAGATGGTGATATTGAAGCTGCTAAAAAGATTCTAGAAGAGGATGGATGGAGTGATACAGATGGTGACGGAATCGTTGAAAAAGACGGTAAAAAAGCATCGTTTAAACTGTATTACAATGCTCAAGATCAATTGAGATCCGATTTATCCATAGGGGTTGCAGACCAAGCAAAAGCTTTTGGAGTTGATATAGAAGCAGTTGGAAGCAGCTGGGATGAAATTTTTAAAATAGGTAAAGCAAATGCTGTCCTATGGGGCGGCGGAAGACATCATCCGGGTCCCCTTCATAATAACTATTCAAGTGATTTAATTGATGTTGGATATAATAATATGCCTCAGTTCAGCGATCCTAATGTCGATGCAAATCTTGAGAAAGCAATGAAGAGTGCAAATATTTTGGAATCCTATGAATACTGGAAAAAGGTTCAATGGGACAAGGATACAAACTCAGGCGTTGCAGGCAATATGAGTGCTCCGATGATCTGGCTAACCAGAATCGATCATGTGTATTTTGTACGTGAAGGTTTAGATCTTGGCAGACAACAAGTTCATGCCCATGGACATGAGTGGGGTTTGTTTAATGATATGGACACTTGGGGATGGAAATAA
- the cas1 gene encoding type II CRISPR-associated endonuclease Cas1: MTWRTVHITKRSKLDLRMNHLVVRSKDHTTRIHLSEVGLLMIETTQVSVTTALLSELSKQKIRVVICDEKHNPISELLPYHGCHDCSKKIITQFNWDDGFMKALWSNIIFQKIFNQRQVLIAKKCDKYYIDLLSSYLSDIALDDKTNREGLSAKVYFAGLFSNEFIRGDETVTNAALDYGYQIILSCFNREIKICGYLTELGIHHKSQHNPFNLSSDLMEPVRPIVDVIVYDNKFGAFGKEEKRIVQSVLHKDVFVNNKRQVLTNAISIYTKSIMDALLYKDLTKIKWIQYEL; the protein is encoded by the coding sequence ATGACTTGGAGAACAGTTCATATAACTAAAAGATCGAAACTTGACTTAAGGATGAATCATTTGGTGGTAAGGTCTAAGGATCATACCACCAGGATTCACTTAAGTGAAGTAGGACTACTTATGATTGAAACTACTCAGGTATCTGTGACAACTGCTCTACTTTCAGAACTTTCAAAACAGAAAATAAGAGTGGTTATATGTGATGAAAAACACAATCCAATATCTGAATTGTTACCTTATCATGGTTGCCATGATTGCAGTAAGAAGATAATTACCCAATTTAATTGGGATGATGGATTCATGAAAGCGCTATGGAGCAATATAATATTTCAAAAAATCTTTAACCAGAGGCAAGTTTTGATAGCTAAAAAATGTGACAAATACTATATAGACCTACTAAGTTCATACCTAAGTGATATTGCCCTTGATGATAAGACAAATAGAGAAGGTCTTTCAGCGAAAGTGTATTTTGCCGGATTATTCTCTAATGAATTTATTCGGGGAGATGAAACTGTAACAAATGCAGCATTAGACTATGGTTATCAGATCATCCTATCATGTTTTAATAGAGAAATAAAAATCTGTGGTTATTTAACCGAACTAGGTATTCACCATAAAAGTCAGCATAATCCTTTTAACTTATCATCAGATTTAATGGAGCCAGTGAGACCAATTGTCGATGTCATTGTATATGATAATAAATTTGGTGCTTTTGGAAAGGAGGAAAAGCGTATTGTGCAATCGGTATTACATAAAGACGTTTTTGTTAATAATAAAAGACAAGTGCTTACTAATGCCATTAGCATATATACGAAATCAATTATGGATGCTCTTTTATATAAAGATTTGACAAAAATAAAATGGATTCAGTATGAGTTATAG
- the cas9 gene encoding type II CRISPR RNA-guided endonuclease Cas9 (Cas9, originally named Csn1, is the large, multifunctional signature protein of type II CRISPR/Cas systems. It is well known even to general audiences because its RNA-guided endonuclease activity has made it a popular tool for custom editing of eukaryotic genomes.) gives MSKKDYFLGLDLGTSSVGWAVTDDRYKLQRFNKKDMWGTRLFEEAKTAEVRRVHRSSRRRYQRKRKRISILQELFAEEIYKVDPTFFVRLKESKFHLEDKIIEEEYTLFNDSTFSDKEYYDIYPTIYHLRKDLMESQDKKDIRLIYLALHHIIKNRGHFLFEGQDFSVDEAFDGIFSKLSDYLFDQFGFEIPRVKFVEIEKIIINKDLNLRDKSNLLADVCETKDKQFKDILSVMIGSKRKLSQLFNDPELDEAEKKDIDFRTAAFDDEHDMYEQVLNENIILLDYLKAVYDWMILSGILESHSYISDAKIDSYTQHGLDLVDLKYLIKKYKKDEYNNCFNSPNIKNNYASYVVSTLYKGRKKADTLCNQEEVNSYFNKIIKSLKVNSEDTVIFERIINRLDEKAALPKLRTADNSVIPYQVHKTELDIILKNASKHHPFLEKKDETGLSVIEKIQKTMTFRIPYYVGPLNAFHSKYNGGTGNAWIVKKRDEEILPWNFEEVVDEEASAERFIRRMTNKCTYVLGADVIPKDSLLYEKFEVLNELNNLKIDGKPITVELKIKIYNELFKTNKKVTQKKLRSYLKINGLDNADDVIISGIDGDFKSSLNSYHIFKEIIGDKLDFEPGKGMVEEIILWKCIFESGGKIVRKKINDKYKGELSKEQLRKINGKNFTGWGRLSKEFLCEVKGTSFETGEIFESIIDALEKTNDNLMQLLSSKYSFKEELEKMNDVEEEIGKISYENLMEDVYLSPSVKRTVWQAITICKEISKIRKSPPKRIFVEMTRSPDLVKERKDSRRNDLISLYKNCKEDVSQFIEELENYDDRNLRAKALYLYYTQKGRCMYSGEKIDLEMIINEKDNALMLYDIDHIYPRSLTKDDSLNNLVLVKKEINQKIKQDKYPIPNNIRKDMTGFWFSLKEQGFITANKFYRLIRKEPLTNEELAGFINRQLVETGQSTKAVAELLKRIYPDTEIIYTKSRVVSDFRHKFDLLKCRELNNFHHAHDAFLNIVAGNAYHTKFTANPYNYIKTNRDKGKERFYNLERFFNNKVERNGYVAWDVDYHLPFIKKTLQRPTVNVTRMPVEHKGELFDATLRRKTNVNTLLSPIKVSDERLHDFSKYGGYTNIYGAFFFLVEHLVKNKKKITLEQVHIQYSRVIKNNSDLEMYCTSILNLINPRIIEKKIKMNSKVLYNGFPLYLNGRSDKSILVSLAKEIELSENNAEIFRRVIKERLVIDSDNNLQKEVFTAEELLSLYDEYLYLLSEGPFSERPTNLFEKLKIRRSTFKKLNESEKCIVLFEIHNYFRNGCKSGVDLRLLGEGKSAGRTKINSNITKSELIIINDSVTGLYSNKKVLNRI, from the coding sequence GTGAGTAAAAAAGATTATTTCTTAGGCTTAGATTTAGGCACGAGTTCAGTAGGATGGGCAGTAACTGACGATAGATATAAGCTACAAAGATTTAATAAGAAAGATATGTGGGGAACTAGATTATTTGAAGAAGCTAAAACTGCAGAGGTTAGAAGAGTTCATAGAAGTTCCAGGCGCAGGTATCAAAGGAAGAGGAAAAGAATCAGTATACTCCAAGAGCTTTTTGCTGAAGAGATATATAAAGTTGATCCAACTTTTTTTGTGAGACTAAAGGAGAGTAAGTTCCATTTAGAAGATAAGATTATTGAAGAGGAGTATACCTTATTTAATGATAGTACGTTTTCTGACAAAGAATACTACGATATTTATCCAACCATATATCATTTAAGAAAAGATTTAATGGAATCCCAGGACAAAAAAGATATAAGACTAATATATCTAGCATTGCATCATATTATTAAAAATAGAGGTCATTTTCTTTTTGAGGGTCAAGATTTTTCGGTTGATGAAGCTTTTGATGGAATATTTTCTAAGTTGTCAGACTATCTTTTTGATCAGTTTGGTTTTGAAATCCCGAGAGTTAAATTTGTAGAAATAGAAAAAATCATAATTAATAAAGATTTAAACTTGAGAGATAAATCAAATTTATTAGCTGATGTATGTGAAACTAAAGACAAACAGTTTAAGGATATTTTAAGTGTGATGATAGGTAGCAAAAGAAAACTTTCTCAACTATTCAATGACCCTGAACTAGATGAAGCAGAGAAAAAAGACATAGACTTCAGAACGGCTGCCTTTGACGACGAGCATGATATGTATGAACAAGTATTAAATGAAAACATTATCCTACTAGATTACCTTAAAGCTGTTTATGACTGGATGATATTGTCCGGTATTCTTGAGTCTCACTCATATATTTCGGATGCTAAGATAGATAGCTATACACAACATGGTTTAGATTTAGTGGACTTAAAATACCTTATAAAAAAATATAAGAAAGATGAATACAATAACTGCTTTAATAGTCCAAATATAAAAAACAATTATGCATCATATGTTGTCAGCACACTTTATAAAGGGAGGAAGAAAGCTGATACTTTATGTAATCAGGAAGAAGTTAATTCATATTTTAATAAAATTATAAAGAGCTTAAAAGTTAATTCAGAAGATACAGTTATTTTTGAAAGAATAATAAATAGACTTGATGAAAAAGCAGCGTTACCAAAATTAAGAACTGCGGACAATAGCGTTATACCATATCAAGTTCATAAAACTGAACTGGATATTATACTAAAAAATGCTTCAAAACATCATCCGTTTCTTGAAAAGAAAGATGAGACAGGTTTATCAGTAATAGAAAAGATTCAAAAAACTATGACATTTAGAATTCCATATTATGTGGGACCTTTAAATGCTTTTCATTCAAAATATAACGGGGGAACAGGGAATGCATGGATTGTAAAGAAAAGAGATGAAGAGATACTACCTTGGAACTTTGAAGAAGTCGTAGACGAAGAAGCATCAGCAGAAAGATTTATAAGGAGGATGACAAACAAATGCACGTATGTACTTGGTGCTGATGTAATTCCAAAGGATTCTTTATTGTATGAAAAATTTGAAGTTCTAAACGAGTTAAATAACTTAAAAATAGATGGGAAGCCGATAACAGTAGAGCTAAAAATAAAGATATACAACGAACTGTTTAAAACAAATAAGAAAGTTACTCAAAAGAAACTGCGCAGCTATCTTAAGATAAACGGCTTAGACAATGCTGATGATGTCATTATATCAGGAATTGATGGAGATTTTAAATCATCACTCAACTCATATCATATCTTTAAAGAAATTATTGGAGACAAACTAGACTTTGAACCAGGTAAAGGAATGGTAGAAGAAATAATATTATGGAAATGTATATTTGAATCCGGAGGCAAAATAGTAAGAAAAAAAATCAATGATAAATACAAAGGTGAACTTTCGAAAGAACAACTTAGAAAAATTAATGGAAAGAACTTTACTGGCTGGGGAAGGCTTTCTAAAGAATTTTTATGTGAAGTTAAGGGAACTAGTTTTGAAACTGGAGAGATTTTTGAAAGTATTATCGATGCATTAGAAAAAACTAATGATAATCTAATGCAGTTACTAAGTTCGAAATATTCTTTTAAAGAAGAACTTGAAAAAATGAACGATGTGGAAGAAGAAATTGGTAAGATAAGTTACGAAAATTTAATGGAAGATGTTTATTTATCACCAAGTGTAAAAAGAACTGTATGGCAAGCCATAACTATTTGCAAAGAGATTAGTAAAATAAGAAAATCACCACCTAAGCGTATCTTTGTTGAGATGACCAGAAGTCCTGATCTTGTTAAGGAAAGAAAAGATTCCAGACGTAATGACCTGATTAGTCTTTATAAGAACTGTAAAGAGGATGTAAGTCAATTTATTGAAGAGCTGGAAAATTATGATGATAGAAACTTAAGAGCAAAAGCTCTATATCTATATTACACACAAAAAGGTAGATGCATGTACTCTGGTGAAAAGATAGATCTAGAAATGATTATTAATGAAAAAGATAATGCACTTATGCTATATGATATAGATCATATTTATCCTAGATCACTAACGAAAGACGATAGCTTAAACAATTTGGTACTTGTAAAAAAAGAAATAAATCAGAAGATAAAACAGGACAAATATCCGATTCCAAATAATATAAGGAAAGACATGACAGGATTCTGGTTCAGCTTAAAAGAGCAAGGATTTATTACTGCAAATAAGTTCTACAGACTTATTAGAAAAGAACCTCTAACTAATGAGGAGCTTGCAGGATTTATTAATAGACAACTAGTAGAAACAGGTCAATCTACTAAAGCAGTTGCTGAGTTACTAAAAAGAATATATCCTGATACAGAAATTATTTATACCAAATCTAGAGTAGTAAGTGATTTTAGGCACAAATTTGACTTATTAAAATGTAGAGAACTAAACAATTTTCATCATGCTCATGATGCTTTTTTAAACATAGTAGCTGGAAATGCATATCATACAAAATTTACTGCAAATCCATACAACTATATCAAAACTAACAGAGATAAAGGAAAAGAAAGATTTTATAATCTTGAAAGATTCTTTAACAATAAAGTTGAAAGAAATGGATATGTCGCTTGGGATGTAGACTACCATCTTCCTTTCATTAAAAAGACATTGCAAAGACCCACGGTTAATGTTACCCGAATGCCCGTGGAACATAAGGGGGAACTTTTTGATGCGACATTACGCAGAAAAACAAATGTAAATACTCTACTCTCACCAATTAAAGTAAGTGATGAAAGATTACATGACTTTAGTAAGTATGGTGGATATACCAATATATATGGTGCATTTTTCTTTTTGGTTGAACATCTAGTAAAAAATAAGAAAAAAATCACTCTAGAACAAGTTCATATTCAGTACTCAAGAGTTATTAAGAATAATAGTGACCTTGAAATGTATTGCACTAGTATACTTAACCTGATTAATCCTAGAATCATTGAAAAGAAAATAAAAATGAATAGCAAAGTATTGTATAACGGTTTTCCGTTATATTTAAATGGACGATCGGATAAATCAATTTTAGTTTCCCTGGCTAAAGAAATAGAGCTAAGTGAGAATAACGCAGAAATATTTAGAAGAGTTATCAAAGAAAGATTGGTAATTGATTCAGATAATAACCTACAAAAAGAGGTATTTACAGCCGAAGAATTACTTTCATTATACGATGAATACTTATATCTATTATCAGAAGGACCCTTTAGTGAAAGACCAACTAATTTATTTGAAAAGTTAAAAATAAGAAGAAGTACTTTTAAAAAGCTTAATGAAAGTGAAAAATGTATAGTACTGTTTGAAATTCATAATTATTTTAGAAATGGGTGCAAGTCTGGAGTAGATTTAAGGCTATTAGGTGAAGGCAAAAGTGCAGGAAGGACTAAAATTAATTCTAATATTACAAAATCTGAATTAATTATAATTAATGATTCAGTTACGGGTCTTTATTCTAACAAGAAAGTGTTGAATAGAATATGA
- a CDS encoding ABC transporter permease, translating to MNSIAKKWNNRQKMLLNIGVSIVFISLIILLSFLIPEKLLSTDVKSKNVLPSMTHLFGTDWLGRDMFARSIYGLKLSMSIGLLTSVVSVAIALTLGSISALGGKFLDGIVSWIIDLFIGMPHLVFMVLLSFMVGGGKKGIILGVGLTHWPSLARLIRSKIMQVKSENYIQISRQMGAGRFEIFKEHILPHLLPQAIVGFILLFPHVILHESALTFLGFGLSPQTPAMGIILSEGMGYISTGSWWLILLPAILLIMLVKCFGVIGEKLELLLNPVKSHE from the coding sequence ATGAATAGTATAGCTAAAAAATGGAATAATAGACAAAAGATGCTTTTAAATATAGGGGTTTCGATAGTTTTTATATCTCTTATAATACTGCTTAGTTTTTTGATTCCTGAAAAACTGCTAAGTACTGATGTCAAATCTAAAAATGTCCTACCTTCAATGACACATCTATTCGGTACTGATTGGCTAGGGAGAGACATGTTTGCAAGATCGATTTATGGTCTTAAGCTTTCGATGTCAATCGGATTATTGACCTCGGTGGTGAGTGTTGCCATTGCACTGACTCTTGGCTCAATCTCGGCACTTGGAGGGAAATTCCTGGATGGTATTGTGTCGTGGATTATAGATTTATTCATTGGAATGCCGCATTTGGTATTCATGGTTTTACTATCATTTATGGTAGGTGGAGGTAAAAAAGGAATCATACTCGGAGTGGGACTGACTCACTGGCCATCGCTTGCGAGGTTGATTCGATCGAAGATTATGCAGGTAAAATCAGAAAACTATATTCAGATTAGCAGACAGATGGGAGCGGGTAGATTTGAAATCTTCAAAGAACATATACTTCCTCATCTTCTACCTCAGGCAATAGTCGGATTTATCCTTCTATTTCCTCATGTCATACTTCACGAATCAGCACTGACCTTTTTGGGCTTTGGTCTATCTCCTCAAACTCCTGCCATGGGAATCATATTGTCGGAAGGTATGGGATATATTTCCACAGGATCATGGTGGCTGATACTACTGCCCGCAATTCTCTTAATAATGTTGGTCAAGTGCTTTGGGGTCATAGGAGAGAAACTCGAACTGCTCTTAAACCCTGTAAAGTCACATGAATAG